The Sorangiineae bacterium MSr11367 genome window below encodes:
- a CDS encoding ferritin-like domain-containing protein: MVQKAIETVGGDPTGVTPSADLAAVKSMGLPQVLTDPRTTLAEGLEAILVAELVDNDCWPILITLTEKLGYKVIANQFREALQSEEEHLVKVRGWVERLTMNPAALLS, encoded by the coding sequence ATGGTCCAGAAGGCGATCGAGACAGTCGGGGGCGATCCTACCGGCGTGACACCATCGGCCGACCTCGCTGCGGTCAAATCCATGGGCCTGCCCCAGGTGCTCACCGATCCACGCACAACGCTGGCGGAGGGATTGGAGGCGATCTTGGTCGCGGAGCTCGTCGATAACGACTGTTGGCCGATCCTAATTACCTTGACGGAAAAGCTCGGATACAAGGTCATCGCCAACCAGTTCCGAGAAGCGCTGCAATCCGAGGAGGAGCATCTGGTAAAGGTTCGAGGATGGGTCGAACGCTTGACAATGAATCCTGCAGCGCTGTTGAGCTGA
- a CDS encoding low affinity iron permease family protein: MEERFRKFAHATAEGAGTSTAFIVAAAVIAGWAVSGPLFHFSDTWQLVINTGTTIVTFLMVFLIQNTQNRDAKAIHLKLDELIRCNANARNGLLALEDMSDEDLKGLQTEFEQLRERIHHVRKSRSNLRAADKPSEQ, encoded by the coding sequence ATGGAAGAGCGCTTTCGAAAATTTGCGCATGCGACTGCCGAGGGCGCGGGTACATCCACGGCGTTCATTGTTGCGGCGGCAGTGATCGCCGGCTGGGCGGTGAGCGGACCGTTGTTTCACTTCTCGGACACATGGCAACTCGTTATCAACACCGGAACGACCATCGTGACGTTCTTGATGGTCTTTCTCATCCAGAATACGCAAAATCGCGACGCCAAAGCCATTCACCTCAAACTCGACGAGCTCATTCGCTGCAATGCCAATGCCCGAAACGGGCTATTGGCATTGGAGGACATGAGTGACGAAGATCTGAAAGGTCTCCAAACCGAGTTCGAACAACTCCGCGAACGCATTCACCATGTCCGCAAGAGTCGTTCGAACCTTCGTGCGGCCGACAAGCCCTCCGAGCAGTGA
- a CDS encoding IS3 family transposase (programmed frameshift) gives MAKRKRRVFTPEFKADAVRLCKSGDRTIAQVANDLDLTETALRAWVKRADAQAPKSATSNELTTPEREELAELRRKVKRLEMERENLKKSSNILREGEHVKFAFIDVEKTFWPIQVLCFVLGVSRSGYYAWKARPKSKARTSDEKLATQIEASHKRSRGTYGSPRVHRELRARGIRVARKRVERLMRQQGIAAKRKRRFRRTTDSKHAHPVAANLLERRFDVDLPNTAWVTDVTYVWTLEGWLYLAAILDLYSRRVVGWATSETNDRELALQALRSAVNSRKPPTGLLHHSDRGSPYASADYRAGLERHGFVASMSRKGDCWDNAVAESFFATIKGELIDHENYVTRACAIASIADYIDNFYNPVRRHSSIGYVSPIEFELILLQSNKLSA, from the exons ATGGCGAAACGGAAACGACGGGTGTTTACGCCCGAGTTCAAGGCAGATGCAGTTCGGCTTTGCAAGAGCGGAGATCGAACCATCGCGCAGGTCGCGAACGACCTCGATCTAACGGAAACGGCGCTGCGAGCTTGGGTCAAGCGCGCCGACGCGCAAGCGCCGAAGAGTGCCACATCGAACGAGCTGACGACGCCGGAGCGTGAGGAACTCGCGGAGCTTCGCCGAAAGGTGAAACGCCTCGAGATGGAGCGCGAGA ATCTTAAAAAAAGCAGCAACATTCTTCGCGAAGGAGAACACGTGAAGTTCGCGTTCATCGACGTGGAGAAGACGTTCTGGCCCATTCAGGTTCTCTGCTTCGTACTCGGCGTCTCGCGAAGCGGCTACTACGCCTGGAAAGCACGGCCGAAGTCGAAAGCCAGGACGAGTGACGAGAAGCTCGCGACGCAGATTGAAGCGTCGCACAAGCGCAGTCGTGGCACCTACGGAAGCCCGCGTGTGCATCGGGAACTGCGGGCTCGGGGCATCCGCGTGGCTCGGAAACGCGTCGAACGCTTGATGCGCCAGCAGGGGATTGCCGCGAAACGAAAACGACGCTTTCGTCGCACCACGGACTCGAAGCATGCGCACCCCGTTGCCGCGAATCTGCTCGAGCGACGGTTCGACGTCGATCTTCCGAATACGGCATGGGTGACCGACGTGACGTACGTCTGGACCCTTGAAGGCTGGCTTTACCTCGCCGCGATCCTTGATCTCTATTCGCGACGAGTCGTCGGCTGGGCGACCAGCGAAACCAACGACCGGGAGCTCGCGTTGCAGGCCCTTCGCAGCGCCGTGAACAGCCGAAAACCGCCAACGGGGCTGCTTCATCACTCGGACCGCGGCAGCCCGTACGCGAGCGCCGACTACCGTGCCGGACTCGAACGACATGGCTTCGTGGCGAGTATGAGCCGCAAGGGCGACTGCTGGGACAACGCCGTCGCCGAGAGCTTCTTCGCCACAATCAAGGGCGAGTTGATCGATCATGAAAACTACGTGACGAGGGCTTGCGCGATCGCGTCGATCGCCGACTACATCGACAATTTCTACAACCCCGTTAGACGGCATTCGTCGATTGGTTACGTTAGCCCAATTGAGTTTGAATTAATTTTGTTGCAATCAAACAAGCTGTCCGCATAG
- a CDS encoding DUF2252 domain-containing protein — protein MGDVDEDVAVQVRDLDQTVLGNPAHDLVRLGLSLAMAARESDLPGVTTAKMLEEMIVGYQASLLGRPQQPSNGRGPKKPESIRIVLKKALRRTWKDLFEERLEDTTPDIPLGAHFWPLSATEKKVVKELFSSNDVRRLVTLPSVYDGNAGIEVVDAAHWVKGCSSLGRIRIAVLVRVEGPAGSKRKICLVDVKEAATAIAPHYKDARMPRSNAERIVMGAKHLAPALGKRMLAARLYGKAVFLRELLPQDLKFDLKNLCEKEAMKIARYLAVVVGQAHARQLDGSGRASWKRELDRHHTKSLDAPSWLWASVVDLVAIHEVAYLAHCRKCAMVRARQT, from the coding sequence ATCGGCGATGTCGATGAGGACGTCGCGGTTCAGGTCCGCGATCTCGACCAAACAGTCCTGGGCAATCCAGCCCACGATCTGGTACGACTGGGGCTCTCCCTTGCAATGGCCGCGCGCGAGTCTGATTTGCCGGGCGTGACCACCGCGAAAATGCTCGAGGAAATGATCGTGGGGTATCAGGCGTCCTTGCTTGGCCGACCGCAGCAACCAAGCAATGGTAGGGGACCTAAAAAACCCGAATCGATTCGCATCGTTCTTAAGAAGGCATTGCGGCGCACTTGGAAAGACCTTTTCGAGGAGCGGTTGGAAGACACCACGCCGGACATCCCCCTCGGCGCGCACTTCTGGCCGTTGTCCGCCACGGAGAAGAAAGTCGTCAAGGAGCTATTCTCATCGAACGACGTACGCAGGCTGGTCACTCTACCCTCCGTTTACGACGGCAATGCGGGCATCGAAGTCGTCGACGCTGCTCATTGGGTGAAGGGATGCAGCTCCCTCGGTCGGATTCGCATCGCTGTGCTCGTTCGGGTCGAGGGGCCTGCGGGGAGCAAGCGGAAGATTTGTCTAGTCGACGTCAAGGAAGCTGCAACGGCCATTGCTCCGCACTACAAAGATGCGCGAATGCCTCGCTCGAATGCGGAGCGAATTGTCATGGGCGCCAAACATCTAGCGCCCGCTCTTGGCAAGAGGATGCTCGCCGCGAGGCTCTACGGGAAAGCGGTTTTTCTTCGCGAGCTTCTCCCGCAAGATCTAAAATTCGATCTAAAAAATCTTTGCGAAAAAGAGGCGATGAAAATTGCCCGCTACCTTGCCGTCGTAGTCGGCCAGGCTCACGCACGACAACTCGATGGAAGCGGGCGTGCATCCTGGAAACGTGAGCTGGACCGCCATCACACGAAATCTCTGGACGCACCGTCATGGCTCTGGGCCAGCGTCGTTGACCTGGTAGCTATTCACGAAGTCGCCTATTTGGCTCATTGCCGAAAGTGCGCGATGGTTCGGGCGCGGCAAACGTAA
- a CDS encoding sensor histidine kinase encodes MSHMSTSDRSFNETAKRGRLAKLLRKERQVLLDRWLDRVLEDPNIPTANKLARPALEDNMPTLLDRLIERTATLDLDEESESTDRHVGAVKEIGITHAQHRFEVHYTAEETIRELSLFREVLLELCVENLIVLTLDESKLVHLAIDGMMAANAEQVEEKVFGRSEQAMAIVAHDLRNPVHNVEGYAQLLKAGTPLDAVAVGEALERSTKQMNRLIEDLLLMSKLDIGQLSIQAEQVDACELVKEILEQFYHPAKRKRIALTSDLPEREVPVACDPVRIGQAIGNLVSNALKFTPQGGRVWVELERGATHVIFRVGDTGAGIPPELRDHIFRPFWQGSKTARHGVGLGLAIVRGVVDAHGGSVSVREAPGGGAMFCFTLPVEEPARPSTSFGIDTTQ; translated from the coding sequence ATGAGCCACATGAGCACCAGCGATCGATCTTTCAACGAGACGGCAAAACGTGGCCGCTTGGCAAAGCTCCTTCGGAAGGAGCGGCAGGTCCTGCTCGACCGATGGCTCGATCGCGTTCTCGAGGATCCCAACATCCCCACCGCCAACAAGCTTGCGCGGCCGGCACTCGAGGACAATATGCCCACGCTGCTCGACCGCCTCATCGAAAGAACTGCGACCCTTGACCTCGATGAAGAGAGTGAGAGCACTGACCGGCACGTCGGCGCCGTGAAGGAGATCGGCATCACGCATGCACAACATCGTTTTGAGGTGCACTACACTGCGGAAGAGACGATCCGCGAACTTTCCCTATTCCGGGAGGTCCTGCTCGAACTCTGCGTCGAAAATCTCATCGTACTCACCCTGGACGAATCGAAGCTCGTGCACCTTGCCATCGACGGAATGATGGCGGCGAACGCCGAGCAGGTCGAAGAGAAGGTCTTCGGTCGAAGCGAGCAGGCTATGGCCATCGTCGCGCACGATCTCCGCAATCCGGTTCACAACGTGGAAGGATACGCGCAGCTCTTGAAGGCCGGCACACCGCTGGATGCGGTTGCCGTTGGAGAAGCCCTCGAGCGAAGCACCAAGCAAATGAACCGCCTCATCGAAGACTTGCTGTTGATGTCCAAGCTCGATATTGGGCAGCTGTCGATTCAGGCCGAGCAAGTCGATGCGTGTGAGCTCGTGAAAGAGATCCTCGAGCAGTTCTACCATCCAGCAAAACGAAAGCGCATCGCGCTCACGAGCGATCTTCCGGAGCGCGAGGTGCCCGTCGCGTGTGATCCGGTTCGAATCGGGCAAGCCATCGGAAACTTGGTCTCGAACGCGCTCAAGTTTACGCCCCAGGGGGGGCGTGTCTGGGTGGAGCTCGAGCGAGGAGCGACCCATGTCATCTTTCGAGTCGGGGATACCGGTGCGGGGATTCCACCGGAACTGCGCGACCACATCTTTCGTCCGTTTTGGCAAGGAAGCAAAACCGCGCGCCACGGCGTCGGCCTCGGCCTTGCGATTGTCCGGGGGGTCGTGGACGCGCACGGTGGAAGTGTTTCCGTTCGCGAGGCGCCGGGAGGGGGCGCGATGTTCTGCTTCACGCTCCCAGTGGAGGAGCCCGCGCGGCCCAGCACGTCGTTTGGCATCGACACGACCCAATGA
- a CDS encoding terpene cyclase/mutase family protein: MTGGILALAPEARRHARLLMGAMEFVLNAQLPDGTFERSWTVSESSGILRALDALHAIPGTALGDRIKVASTRSVARLLAMPNTDGGWGQHADRPSDVLSTAQAVPALARLGNPLAVSRAVAYLVAHQDPDGGFTSVPDQVGPRPLPFDYPVLTDIRTLTALRRASALALPRAKQPR; encoded by the coding sequence ATGACCGGGGGGATCCTGGCGCTAGCACCGGAAGCCCGGCGCCACGCCCGACTGCTCATGGGGGCGATGGAATTCGTGCTGAACGCCCAGCTGCCCGATGGGACCTTCGAGCGTAGCTGGACGGTCAGCGAATCCAGCGGCATCCTGCGTGCGCTGGACGCGTTGCACGCCATTCCGGGCACCGCGCTCGGGGACCGGATCAAGGTGGCCAGCACCCGGTCCGTGGCGCGCCTGCTGGCGATGCCGAACACCGATGGCGGCTGGGGCCAGCACGCCGACCGCCCCAGCGACGTGCTCTCCACCGCCCAGGCGGTGCCTGCGCTGGCGCGGCTCGGCAACCCACTGGCGGTCAGCCGGGCGGTGGCCTACCTGGTAGCCCACCAGGACCCCGACGGCGGCTTCACCTCGGTCCCCGACCAGGTCGGCCCGAGGCCACTTCCGTTCGACTACCCCGTACTCACCGACATCCGCACTCTCACCGCCCTGCGCCGCGCGAGTGCGCTTGCCCTCCCGCGCGCCAAGCAGCCCCGGTAA
- a CDS encoding hemerythrin domain-containing protein: MKATTLLREQHQQVKGIFEKLEKKNGNAATLVRQLANALAGHMAIEQQLFYPAIREVDKDHVDEGYEEHAVAELELKRLLRTDPADPNFKSRVTVLKELIEHHVKEEEQELFPKVEKKLDAGKLEALGAQLEKLFNDVQKDGYDTLSTEELTTTSSDTFRRAVGDTSRGSQAVAR, translated from the coding sequence ATGAAAGCAACGACCCTTCTACGGGAGCAGCATCAACAGGTTAAAGGTATCTTCGAGAAGTTGGAGAAGAAGAACGGCAATGCCGCCACTCTCGTTCGCCAGCTGGCGAATGCGCTCGCCGGCCATATGGCGATCGAGCAGCAGCTCTTCTACCCCGCCATTCGTGAAGTCGACAAAGATCACGTGGACGAAGGCTACGAGGAGCACGCCGTCGCCGAACTCGAATTGAAGCGCCTTCTTCGCACGGATCCGGCAGATCCCAACTTCAAGTCGCGTGTCACAGTGCTCAAGGAGCTCATCGAGCACCATGTGAAAGAAGAAGAGCAGGAACTCTTTCCCAAGGTCGAAAAGAAGCTCGACGCAGGCAAGCTCGAAGCACTCGGCGCGCAGCTCGAGAAACTGTTCAACGATGTCCAAAAGGATGGCTACGACACGCTGAGCACCGAAGAGCTCACGACGACGTCGTCGGATACCTTCCGGCGTGCGGTGGGGGACACTTCCCGCGGATCGCAGGCGGTAGCGAGGTAG
- a CDS encoding DUF2971 domain-containing protein, with the protein MLERLDGVVEAPASDAPIWRFMDFTKYVSMLHRRALFFARADQLPDPFEGLFARRNRGLAPPASKPRKVHQRVFVSCWHANEHESAAMWRIYLNGEEGIAVRSTVSRLRSVLSQATDTFYLGIVRYLDYQKERVPEGDELHPFFCKRKSFDYEREVRALWRAGDRSDEVGRYVAAQLDALIEEVVVSPTAERWFEDLVRSVTEKYGLSLPIVSSSMRDPPGE; encoded by the coding sequence ATGCTCGAACGGCTTGACGGTGTGGTGGAAGCACCAGCTTCGGACGCTCCGATCTGGCGCTTCATGGACTTCACGAAGTATGTGTCGATGTTGCATCGACGCGCCCTCTTCTTCGCGCGCGCGGACCAGTTGCCGGATCCCTTCGAGGGGCTCTTCGCGCGCCGCAATCGAGGTCTTGCTCCTCCCGCCTCCAAGCCGAGGAAGGTGCACCAACGCGTTTTTGTGAGCTGCTGGCACGCGAATGAGCACGAATCTGCCGCCATGTGGAGGATCTACCTCAATGGCGAAGAGGGCATTGCCGTCCGAAGCACCGTGTCCCGACTCCGCAGCGTGCTGTCGCAAGCGACCGATACGTTCTATCTGGGGATCGTTCGATATCTCGATTATCAGAAGGAACGTGTACCGGAGGGCGACGAACTTCACCCCTTCTTCTGCAAGCGCAAGAGCTTCGACTACGAACGAGAAGTGCGCGCACTGTGGCGCGCTGGAGATCGCTCCGACGAGGTCGGGCGGTACGTCGCCGCCCAGCTCGATGCCTTGATTGAGGAGGTCGTCGTATCACCCACAGCGGAGCGTTGGTTCGAAGACCTAGTCCGCTCTGTCACCGAAAAATATGGCCTTTCGCTGCCCATCGTGAGCTCGAGCATGCGAGACCCGCCAGGCGAGTGA
- a CDS encoding DUF262 domain-containing protein — translation MKYKVQNNGTMTLWASIRKDSRIPMQSRDIPQTNRFERIRTVLQSIHDGAKESLRVDEKTGIGMRHASYALNTARILGWLEEDSHEYALTESGRSFLATETGSDVERSTLRAAVLASRVVRELTPNLLDEQHAPSIEGVALAIRRNTPNMSESTAYRRAQTLLSWRQQILQENAPGAARNYAEATSPPTAALAEGNATRRRKGARSPMAPAQTERETPPFAMKPRQMKVKELAELKRDGKLFLPDLQRGFVWNNERVKALHDSLYRGYPIGALLLWKPTWQGDDEASPFSTRSWDLCPANDEGKGEPETLTPVRPGAVFVLDGQQRLTSLFRVIFKNRARGKKSKDPDLRTALSPKREWVEQPFHIASKQLHRQLNDGLVVPAEVLFAGIRKEGSESAAIKQAIEEWVKPGSDEYDKANDRANAIRDAILNAEILAYEIDADVDDDNVVEVFARLNQQGVRLRPSDLAAARLTGSMSMFRARARESLSERDFQDFGGGEDADELVRTGGQVDTDLLVRTALFLGTGVLRYRDIEKRRRVGGDGGPYANVEGSWESAVDGLRQIVRVLRRAGVPSGSWLPYRYALLVPAVAAARGRLHDEDWWLGWILTASLWGHYSSSAETMVQSDAKLAADGDYKGLLNSILINAKRADSVLPDESDFTQNIVRQSGVQLALLVNLYREDRVSFPSGARFRNNLPSGSEPVQVHHIFARAYLDDDGDTTIAPDRIGNLTPLLRKDNEHLKDAPAADYLADIVRKGNLDQLQHHDIPEDENLWPGEHYEAFCEEREKRLAKTVTGLLKKLLKLG, via the coding sequence ATGAAATACAAAGTCCAGAACAACGGCACGATGACTTTATGGGCATCCATACGGAAGGATTCTCGAATACCCATGCAAAGTCGCGACATCCCGCAAACCAATCGTTTCGAACGGATACGCACGGTGCTGCAATCCATTCACGACGGCGCCAAGGAATCACTCCGTGTTGATGAAAAAACCGGAATCGGCATGCGACACGCGAGCTATGCTCTGAACACCGCACGCATACTCGGGTGGCTCGAGGAAGATTCTCATGAATACGCGCTCACGGAGAGCGGGCGCTCGTTTCTGGCGACAGAGACTGGATCCGATGTGGAGCGCTCGACTCTTCGCGCCGCCGTGCTCGCGTCGCGGGTGGTGCGTGAGCTGACGCCAAACCTGCTGGACGAGCAGCACGCACCGAGCATCGAAGGCGTCGCGCTCGCAATCCGAAGGAACACGCCAAACATGTCGGAATCGACAGCTTACCGACGTGCTCAGACTCTATTGTCATGGCGGCAGCAGATCCTCCAAGAGAACGCGCCGGGAGCCGCGCGCAACTATGCTGAGGCCACAAGCCCCCCAACGGCCGCGCTCGCCGAAGGCAATGCGACTCGCCGACGTAAGGGAGCCCGGTCGCCAATGGCGCCGGCCCAAACGGAGCGGGAGACGCCCCCCTTCGCGATGAAGCCACGCCAGATGAAGGTGAAGGAGCTCGCGGAACTGAAAAGGGATGGGAAACTGTTTCTTCCCGACCTACAACGGGGCTTCGTCTGGAACAACGAGCGCGTCAAGGCGCTCCACGATTCCCTCTACAGGGGATATCCGATTGGCGCATTGCTCTTATGGAAGCCCACGTGGCAAGGCGACGACGAAGCGTCTCCATTTTCAACACGCTCCTGGGACCTGTGTCCCGCGAACGACGAGGGAAAGGGTGAGCCAGAAACCCTTACCCCAGTTCGACCAGGAGCCGTGTTCGTGCTCGATGGCCAGCAGCGCCTCACCTCACTTTTTCGTGTCATTTTCAAGAACCGCGCCCGAGGAAAGAAGTCCAAGGACCCGGACCTACGTACAGCCCTCTCGCCCAAAAGAGAATGGGTGGAGCAACCCTTTCACATTGCCTCCAAACAGCTGCATCGGCAGCTCAATGACGGGTTGGTCGTGCCCGCCGAGGTGCTCTTTGCTGGCATCCGAAAAGAAGGCAGCGAGAGCGCCGCGATAAAACAAGCCATCGAGGAATGGGTGAAACCCGGGAGCGACGAGTACGACAAGGCGAACGACCGCGCGAACGCGATTCGTGATGCCATCCTCAACGCCGAGATCCTCGCCTATGAGATCGACGCCGACGTCGACGACGACAACGTCGTCGAGGTTTTTGCGCGGCTCAATCAGCAGGGCGTGCGTCTCCGCCCAAGTGACCTTGCCGCGGCGCGACTCACGGGATCCATGAGCATGTTCCGTGCGCGCGCGCGAGAATCGCTGAGCGAGCGTGATTTTCAAGACTTTGGGGGCGGAGAGGACGCCGACGAACTGGTTCGAACGGGTGGACAGGTTGATACCGATCTTCTCGTCCGCACTGCGCTCTTTCTCGGCACCGGTGTCCTTCGATATCGCGATATCGAGAAACGCCGGCGCGTAGGCGGAGACGGCGGCCCTTACGCAAACGTCGAGGGGAGTTGGGAAAGCGCCGTCGACGGGCTGAGGCAGATCGTTCGCGTCCTCCGGCGGGCGGGAGTTCCTTCGGGATCATGGCTCCCCTATCGATACGCGCTCCTCGTTCCGGCCGTCGCCGCCGCGCGTGGGCGGTTGCACGACGAGGACTGGTGGCTTGGATGGATACTCACTGCGAGCCTGTGGGGTCATTATTCGAGCTCGGCCGAGACCATGGTTCAGTCGGACGCCAAACTCGCAGCGGATGGAGACTACAAAGGACTCCTCAACAGCATTCTGATCAACGCGAAGCGCGCGGATTCGGTCCTGCCGGACGAAAGCGACTTTACGCAAAACATCGTCCGGCAGAGCGGCGTTCAATTGGCGCTATTGGTAAACCTCTATCGGGAAGATCGCGTCTCGTTCCCGAGTGGTGCACGTTTTCGCAACAACCTCCCCTCAGGCAGTGAGCCCGTTCAGGTTCACCATATCTTTGCCCGGGCCTATCTAGATGACGATGGAGACACGACAATCGCTCCCGATCGAATTGGGAATCTGACACCGTTGCTTCGGAAGGACAATGAGCACCTAAAAGACGCGCCGGCCGCGGACTACCTCGCTGACATCGTGCGCAAGGGAAATCTGGACCAACTGCAGCATCACGATATTCCCGAGGATGAAAACCTCTGGCCCGGTGAGCACTACGAAGCGTTCTGCGAGGAGCGGGAGAAGCGCCTCGCGAAAACGGTTACAGGTCTTTTGAAGAAGCTGCTGAAGCTCGGGTAA
- a CDS encoding response regulator: protein MELARIQEASRLNDQFFATISHELRTPLNAIIGWVDLLAAGSSPDLLEKGLQTIRRNAAAQATIIEDMLDMSRIVTGKMRIDPRVVDILLGATAKEGRAALATFKPHIIVSDIGMPGEDGYRVYALRPGAAPGGGGATPAIALTAYAYAEDRWRGLEAGFNYHLAKPVSFSDLIHVVRNLVNVIDTPWR from the coding sequence GTGGAACTGGCGCGTATTCAAGAAGCGAGTCGGCTGAACGACCAGTTCTTCGCCACCATCTCTCACGAGCTGAGGACCCCGCTGAATGCCATCATCGGTTGGGTCGACCTTCTTGCAGCCGGATCGAGTCCGGATCTCCTAGAGAAGGGACTCCAGACAATTCGCCGCAATGCTGCCGCGCAAGCGACCATTATTGAAGACATGCTTGACATGTCGCGGATCGTGACCGGAAAGATGCGGATTGATCCTCGCGTCGTGGACATACTGTTAGGAGCGACGGCGAAGGAAGGGCGAGCAGCGCTCGCGACGTTCAAACCCCACATCATTGTCAGCGATATTGGAATGCCTGGAGAGGATGGCTATCGGGTTTATGCGCTCCGTCCGGGAGCTGCCCCGGGAGGCGGTGGAGCGACTCCGGCGATCGCCCTAACCGCATATGCGTATGCCGAAGACCGGTGGCGCGGGCTCGAGGCGGGGTTCAACTACCACCTGGCGAAGCCAGTGAGTTTCAGCGACCTGATTCACGTGGTGCGCAATCTGGTGAACGTGATTGACACACCATGGCGCTAG